From one Anabas testudineus chromosome 21, fAnaTes1.2, whole genome shotgun sequence genomic stretch:
- the si:ch211-214p13.3 gene encoding poliovirus receptor, which translates to MSRSLSRFLSRFLSLMLLNFSLNLHRSSIALQVIGGNATVVQGETAILPCKLTDTKEPLGQISWQRKTRGKPVNDNFFTVTSSGPNYVNGVDKRFRFIGNFSAHNGSLQLSDVTLLDEGSYSCIFTLFPSGNHRTEIPLNVLVPPDTSVNDHHLLMGNEEVLLATCTAAGSRPPVEVKWTYSTLSEKVKAITNTTQHANGTTTTESSLFGVPTRDINQQPVTCVVTSSALSKPKTLPLTLQVHFSPTEVNISEISKDSFECLTEANPNANFTWSRPGQSWPQSAVRVDGAKLQLLSITSDLNGLYKCEASNLYGRKHGQLYVYVTSGTCTACWVLFSLLLLLIPIGVGAWWYFKKHSSSPHEDKGKRNTEVASELEVLHL; encoded by the exons ATGTCTCGGTCTTTGTCTCGGTTTTTGTCTCGGTTTTTGTCTCTGATGCTGCTGAATTTTTCTCTGAACCTGCACAGATCATCAATAG CTCTCCAGGTGATTGGAGGAAATGCCACAGTTGTCCAAGGAGAAACTGCTATCTTACCCTGCAAACTCACTGATACCAAGGAGCCACTTGGCCAGATTTCATGGCAGAGGAAGACCAGAGGGAAACCAGTCAATGACAATTTCTTTACAGTCACGTCCAGTGGACCAAACTATGTCAATGGAGTCGATAAGCGATTTAGGTTCATTGGGAACTTTAGTGCTCACAATGGATCCCTCCAGTTATCTGACGTCACATTGTTGGATGAAGGCAGCTATTCCTGCATATTCACTTTGTTCCCCAGTGGAAATCACAGGACAGAGATACCTCTAAATGTGTTGG TGCCTCCGGACACAAGCGTAAACGATCACCATCTATTAATGGGTAATGAAGAAGTTTTACTCGCTACCTGTACCGCTGCTGGTTCCAGACCTCCTGTAGAAGTGAAGTGGACCTATAGTACTCTGTCAGAAAAAGTGAAGGCAATCACCAACACCACCCAACATGCTAATGGTACAACTACCACAGAGAGCTCTCTGTTTGGGGTACCTACCAGAGATATCAACCAACAACCGGTGACTTGTGTTGTCACCAGTTCAGCTCTGTCCAAACCAAAAACCCTGCCCCTCACCTTACAGGTGCACT tttcACCAACCGAAGTGAACATTAGTGAAATATCTAAAGACTCATTTGAGTGTTTGACTGAAGCCAACCCAAATGCTAACTTTACATGGAGCAG ACCTGGACAGTCATGGCCTCAGTCTGCCGTCAGAGTGGACGGTGCAAAGCTGCAGTTACTGAGCATTACCTCTGATCTGAATGGCCTCTATAAGTGTGAAGCATCAAACCTATATGGAAGGAAACATGGTCAGCTCTATGTGTATGTCACTTCAG GAACCTGCACTGCTTGCTGGGTCTTattctctctgttgcttttaCTGATTCCCATTGGTGTTGGAGCATGGTGGTACTTCAAGAAACATTCAAG CTCACCTCATGAGGATAAAGGAAAACGAAACACAGAGGTTGCTTCAGAACTAGAAGTGCTACACCTGTGA